cccgcgttGTCCAGGTGCTGTGtcctggcggccgtcgcgtcTGTTCTTCGCGGAAGAACACGGGTTGCCCCAACCCCCATAATGTACTCGTACACGTACAGTGACAGGTAGATACTGTATGCTTTAAGTGATCCGACACTCGCTGTGAGTCGGTCGGTTCGTGCCATTCGAACCTCCCAGCAATTGTGAGTAGGCTTGATAGTAGGCGTCTAGCTGTCAAATaagaaaaagagagagagaaaagcAGCCTAAGGATCGTGCGTCGCCGCTTATCGTGACCGGCTCAGCGGCGCTTCATCGGTTGCATAGGGTCGTAGTCCCACGCCCGCTTGAGGCCACCTTCATACACGCTCGCGACAGATTCCTGCCACATGGCTGGTGTGATGAAGTTGGCCATCGGGGTTGACGCAGAGTACGGCTGAGAAGTCATCTGCTGCGGTaacgacgagctggcgccTTGGTAATCGTGCATCGCGGATACGTCCGACgcgcccgaggacgaggccgccacgTTGATGCCGTGGCCCGGCGTCGGGGACACTGGGCCAGTCTGGGCGGGTGTTTCAAACGACGTGTTCCATTGTCTAAAGCGGCCTGTCAGTGCATCTACGGCGGTAGCACGCTGGCTTGCTGGTATACATACTCAAAGATACGCTGCGGGTTCCACGACGATTGGCTGGTCGAAACGGACAGGCCGTGGTGCATGTCCGGCCCCTGGCTGTCCTGCGGCATCATCACGAGCGACTGTACAGCTGGCGAGTCACTCTTGCTGCCCCCTGGACCGACGGATATTGGAGGTGTGATGGGATGGCTTGTGAAACTGACTGTTGGGTGTTGGGGGTCCAAATGCTGGTCCAGCGGATCTGTCCGATCCATGGGCCGATAACCCTGTGGCGCCCGTGGCGGGCTTGAGTGGCTCGACGAGTGCGGGCTGCCGTACGGAAATGACGGCTTCAGCACGAACGGCTTGCGAACatcggccgagaaggccTCTCGAACGGCGTCAACTTGCTTCTGGAGCTCGGGCATCGACCACGCCTCCATGACCTTTTCCATGATTCTCATGTGGCGCGTAAAGTACTCTCGCGCGTCCGAGTTTAGCTCAGGGTCTGGCGATACGATGGCCACCTGTAGATACGTCAGCGCGGAAAAGGCCGACCAGACCATGGGCAGGCCACGAACCAGATGGAGCACGATGCATGACAGCCCCGCGTAGACGCAGAAGCTAAAGCCCCGCTGCATGTTCTGCAATCCCGTGAGCCCATACGTCTGCAACGTGGCTTCCTGCAGGCGACACAGGGCCCTGGCGGCGTTGTAGCAGATGAGCATGTGATGCTTCCACTGCGATTCGTTTGTGGTCGGGTCGAGAAACGACAGCACGGGTCGGTGGTACAAGATCAGCGTTAGGTAGTAGTAGGCATGCAGGTTGCCGATGAAGGACGACTGCAGCACGGGGGGCGACCCGTCCGCGGGAAAGGTAACGGCCATGTCCGCCGGCAGCTCCGCCAGAAAAGACGAGATGGTCTGGCTGAGCTGCTGGAACTCTGGATCCATGCCCCAGTCCTTCTTTCTCCTGATCCTCGCGTACACATTGCTCATCTTGCCGATGTTGCGCACGAGCCGCGAAAAGTACGTAAAGTCGCGCGACACCAAAtactcgccgtcgtcgccccccgCAGTCGGGCGTGGTATGCTAAAGTCCACGGACTCCAGGTCGACAGATAAGTCGTGACGGCCTGTGGATGTTAGCTCCCATGACTTTTTGGCCCCGTGAGGATGCGTTCAAACCTTGAGGCGTGCCGACCATGACCTCGCAAACAAACACCGTCTGCCAGATGCGCGTGCGTAGCTGACATTCGCTAGGGCCGAAGTCGCATCCGCGGCCAGCTTGGTGTTCGTCGTGGTGCTCGTCGAGTCCTAGGTCCTTGCCCATCTGTACACACTGCACCACCGTCATCCACGAGCGATAGTAGTAGCCGCGTTTCGGCGCGGCTTCTCGAGCCTTGAGGATCATCAAGAGAGCCTGCAGCGTGCTGAGCCGAGGAATATCCATAAACGAATCGGCGTGTCCTGAAAGCCACAATTAGCCAGGGCCTGAGCGTTTGGACGATGCACATACTCGATGCGAGAGCCAGCCACTGCTGGCCTTGGGCGGGATCTTCCGCTAGGCGACCGCCGATGGCAAACATCGCTTCCATAATCAAGGGCGAAATGGTTTCTCTGGCCGCGCTCCATTGACGATAGAATTGAGCCTTGTCCAGGACAGGAACGTACGGGTGGACGTTGTTGAAGTAAAGGTCAAAATAGTGAAGCGCGGAGCCCTCGTCGGGCATCAGTTCGGGGGGTATCCGTATTTTGTGACCGGGCCCGGAGGCGATGCGAGGGAGCACGCTCCCaaagtcgtcgtcatcttcgacGGCCGGCTGCTCTCCGCGACGGAACGATGCCTTATTGCGCAGGTAGGGCGCTGCAAACCCGGTTAGCGGTGCCAGCCTGTTTCGCAACGACACATGATCATACCTGTCCCAACCTCGTTCACTTTCAAGCCACCCAAGAGGTCGGCCAAATCTTGGTTCTGGTACGAGTCTGTGGAGTAGGCCTCGGGAGACGAATCGGGTCGTGGGCCCTGCTGCAGGGGGGGAGTCGGGAACGCGTTCTGTGATGCGTACTGTTGGTCCAGGACCGACACGGAAGCTGCCGGCATGGTGGTGTAGTGCAGGTTGTGCTGCGActgcgcggcgtcgaagGCGAGGGAGTGGAAGCCGGCCGGATCGCCCTCGGAATAGCTGCCGGGCGCATACACGTTTTGGGCGCCTTTGGGGGCCACTGGGGCAAGCTGCGGCTGCATTGACATCTGTTGAAACTGTCCCGAGGAGTCGACGAAGGTGTCGTACGTTGTCGTGTCGGAGCCGTCATATCCGTTCGGACGGACGCAATGAAGCTTCAATCTGATGCAGGCCGAGCACGGCCATGTATTCGTTGTCGCGGCGTCGCATTTGATCTTTCTTCTCCGGCAACCCTCGCAGGCCCTCATGACTGCCGAGAACGTTGTTAATACGGCCGGAGCGACTCCAACGCGTGCGCAGACGTACCCTTGAGGCGCTTGTGGCGGTTGTGCTCATCGACAAAGACATAATCTAGGATGCATATGTTAGGGAGGCACTGCGGCGACAAACAGGGAACCCAGCGCACTCTTCTGCGTCTCTCGCTGCGGGTACTGCTGCGGCGCAAAGGAAAAGGTGTTCATCTGGCCAGCGTGCGCATCCTGCGCGTCCTGGGGCAGGATGCGCCGCACCGAAGGGTCGTTGGACATTGCGAcggggcggcaggcggcggggacggagGCCGCGGAAGCGCAGTCGAGCGTGATGAGCGGCTCGCGGACGGGACACAAGATGCCTCTTGAGGTGGGACGTGGATGGGGGCGGGGCCGTAGGCAGTCGACATGAAGCCGACGCAAAGGGCTTTCCGGCCTCAAGCTGAAGGAATATATACAGTCGGGcgaagggcgaggaggaggagacaCGAGAATGGGTTGCGAGAGATGGAATTCGGCGGGCCGTAGGTGGTAGATGTGGGGAGCGAGGCAAtcaggcagggcaggcgggcaggcggccgcTAGGTTTGGATGGCAGCTCCCAGGTATTACTACTATCTCGAGGGCGGGCACGCGCGCGGTCACAGTGCaaggatggcatggcatgtcTTTTCCACTTGGTGTCAGagaacgacgacggcggcggcagcggcggcgccctggaaggggggaggggcgtaCTGGAGGTGTCCGGAGGGTGTGGGCGTGGGCTCGGGCGTGGAGGCCACGGCGCtgcaggtacgtaccgcAAGCCCGCAACGCtgggctgccgccgaggcacaCCGTTTCTGGATCCGGGATCTGGCCCTAGTTAGTTGTGGGCTCCTCTTTGGGGGTCAGCCTGTGGCTCCcaccgacgtcgacggctaGCGGGCGATGTGCGATGAAGAGGGGAGATGATGAGGGGCAGTGCGCGATGGGAGCGCCTGTCCGGCGCTGCGACTTGTCGCCTAGTGCCGCCGTCTTGTGCGCCAGGGATGTAGTTAGACGTATGCTGAAGTCGTattcgtcgtcatcacggCGGGACGTCTTCACCGTGTAGTACCAAGTACCGTGCTGCAGCACCAAGTAAAGACTACATACCAAAAGCAAACGTCTGATTGCGTGTCTGCTCGTGCCAATGGCCAGGGGTAATAAGGCCTTACAGCCGCCGACCCGTGCTCCTCTGCGCAAAATCCCTGGATGCCTTTGATGCACatgcaccacccaccacccacttGTCGTTCGGCAGCTGCGGTTGGCCGGGTTGTGTTGGAGTGCGGCCTGAGAAAAAGTACGACTCCCAAGTTCTAGCAGGCACAGCCCAGAGGAACAGCCAGTGCGTTGGTTGGCGGCATCCCGAGCGTGGCCAAACCCTGCTGTAGGCCATGCGGGGCCCTCCTGGTACCGACAGCCACAAGCCCGCAGATTGCAGggtgggaggggaggaggcaTGTCATGGAGGGTCAAGGGTGTGCGGGAGttggagacgagggcgtccGCGGCCCTGAGCCCCCCTGGCCGGCAACATgcggtcggcgccgtcattgCACCATCCAACGTACCCGGTTGCTTGATCACTCCCGCCCACCTCACAGATCAGCTGGGGCGGTATGGTCGACGCCAGAGGTGCCTTGGCACTCCCACGCTGTCAAGCCTTCCAGTGGGTGTGCCACGATGCCGCTGACTTGCAGTGTCTTCAAGGTCGTCatgccttgccttgcgcTGCACCTCCATGGGTCCGTTCTAGTTTGGCACACACCAAGGATGCGTGGGAGTTAGAGGGCAACGCACCTTCAGGTGGGCTCTAGCGGCGTTAGCAGGGAGAGCCCGCCAGATTCACTCATGTAGTACCATGTCATCCGTCAGCCGTCGGTGGACCGGCGCCGACCGCTTGGAGCGGCCGCTCCTCAGGAACACGCTTCTGGATCCTCGAGTTGACGATGCTCTAGCGATGCGCCGCCCGGGCCAACAGTGGACAAGTGGTCGTCTCAGCGGGTCGGGATAGGCCCTGTCCAAGGCACGACCGGCGATGTTCTGAGGTGACCCTCGTGGCCAGGGGCCTAGACAGCCTCCACTACTCTGGCGACAACAAGTCGTCCATCTCGGCCGGCCCAACAACAAGGTGCGACCGCATTTGTTCGGCGCTACCGCTGTCCCAGTAATGCATGTTGGCACGGCGAGCAAGGCTGGACAGTGATGGCCAAGGAAGTGGCATCTGAGAAACGacaggcgcaggcagggGTAGACACCTAGAGAAAGTGCATGGGCGATCAGCATGGGCAAATAAAACGGCCAATATGGGCACAAAGATGTATAGGTGATGCCATGGGCTGGCAGCTGGCGTCCGTCCCTCTCGTATGACCAAAGCCACGGGTCGGATTCGGCCATCCTAAACGTATTTCGCACGGTATCTGCCATGACCGTCGTTGCGCCCGCATTTGGGGCACGGCACGGATCTGAGCGCCACGGGCTGAGATGCGCGTCCAAGGCTAGTTCTTCGTCTTTGTTCTCGTCCTGACATCAGGTATGCTTCGTCAAGGGGTGGCGGCAATGCCATGTGGGCGTCTAGGTACCTGGCAATCGAGACGCTATGGCGGCCTGAGTCCTGCTCGTGTGGTCCCGCACCCGGCCCCGCGGCAGACTCGATGGCGCATGGCTGGGgtgcgccctcgcccccaaGATGTGTGATGctagtaacgttagtagtagACGCTGGACGTAGCGTTGGGTTGGACCTGCACGAGAGTCCGCACCACGCACGTGAAAGTCGAGACACAACATCGCCAGTGCTGGCGCCGCGAGATGAGAGGGCAACTTACTTTGGGCGCCCACCTGTGCTCACTCGCGCGTCTCATCAGTGCTGAGGCTGCACGGCTTCCGACTTGCAGACATgagcggcggcatcgagcaTCAAGAACACAGCCAAGCCGTGCGATTGCCGCATAAGAGCACTCAAGAAGAGATGCGCgcagggggcggcggccgcttcaCGTGCCGCGTGCCAAGCAAGAGGCACTCTGATGATAATCCCCCGCGTCTGGGCATGCCACGCAACGCAGGCCCCAAAGGCAGGTGCTACTGGCCGATTACCGGCCTGTGCAGTCACTCCACTTCAAACAGACAACTGTTGGAGAATAAACGAGCATCGCTCTTGCTTGCGCAATGGGACCTGGCTTGCCCCATTGGCCACACACGTCATGGGTGGAACTGGCTGGTGGGCAAGTTGTTGGATATCACAGGCGTTGTTCTTCCCCTTTCGGGACGTGCTTCACAGTATACATCGACACACCGAAAGTGCACCCTTCAAATTCCTTCCTGGTCTCGGTTGCTCCGAGTACGTAGAGCTGCCCCCAGCAGCGAGGTCCTCCAGCCAAGTCAACAGCAATTACCGAGCATAGCACACAAGGGCAATTGGTTCGCTCTTCGCCAGCCTACCATCCATTAGTAGTACCTACCGCTCCTTATTACTGGCACATATAGGTAGCTGCACTACCCCATCGGCTGACAAccctggcggcgtcggcaaacTAGACCTGCTGCCGCCTCACCGCCAACCGCCTTGCGTCTGCAGCGCTGGCATATTAACCGGAATGACCAATTCGCCGGGGCCTCATGCGCATCCGGCCCCAGGATAGCCACCATTGTGCGAGATAGGATCGGTATGACGGTGAAACTGCATCCCATGTCCCTTGCATTGGGCCCGTCACATCGAGTTGCTAGAGACGCCCGTATCGACCTCGCTGCCAACGCCTCGTTCAACTGTCCCCCGTCACCGCGCGAGCCGTAGTGGCTGGCGTCTGTCTGGGTGTTCGCCAGCCCGACCTCGAGTGCGCATTAGCTCTGCCGTCAGGGGCTTAGGTTGCCTCAGGATCGTCCCGTGACGACGTCGCCAAAATCGTTTTGGGTAGATCGACCTACCGTCAAGGAGTGGCGCCCTGCATCTGGGGTATGGGGCCTGCTGTTCCCACCTGTCAGAAGACTGGTGGATGCCATGGATGCTGTGGTGTGGCACAGGTTGTCAACGTGTGAGTTGGCTGTCatgatgcccccccccccccctcccggcTTTGCGTAGGCGTGGCTGGCAAAGCAGGGCTCTTACCCGAGCCATTGCCGATTCTGCGTCTTCAGAGAGTACAACAACAAACTGCCTGCTCTAGTAGGACGATTATGCCAGTGTTTCGCGAGTGTACCCGTTCGGGTGAGGGGCACTCCCGTCGCTATcgtggctgcggcgtcgaTCTAATAAGTTTGCTGGCGCGGTGAGCATCTGACTGGTTGCTTTACGGCCCGTCCGCAAGCTAATTGTGGTGGAGGATTGTTATGGTCGTAGTCAGAGGCGGTTAACACCCGCGGGCAAGGTTTCTGGCCCGATGTTCATCGTAGCGCAAGGGGCGGGCCAGTCCTTGAGCTGAGTTGCAAACAGGTTTCGGAACAGACACTGGACGAGACCAGAAAAGATGCCATCCCTTGTCACACCACACAGTCGTCTGGGAGGAT
This region of Purpureocillium takamizusanense chromosome 9, complete sequence genomic DNA includes:
- a CDS encoding uncharacterized protein (COG:K~EggNog:ENOG503P0RG) — its product is MSNDPSVRRILPQDAQDAHAGQMNTFSFAPQQYPQRETQKNYVFVDEHNRHKRLKVMRACEGCRRRKIKCDAATTNTWPCSACIRLKLHCVRPNGYDGSDTTTYDTFVDSSGQFQQMSMQPQLAPVAPKGAQNVYAPGSYSEGDPAGFHSLAFDAAQSQHNLHYTTMPAASVSVLDQQYASQNAFPTPPLQQGPRPDSSPEAYSTDSYQNQDLADLLGGLKVNEVGTAPYLRNKASFRRGEQPAVEDDDDFGSVLPRIASGPGHKIRIPPELMPDEGSALHYFDLYFNNVHPYVPVLDKAQFYRQWSAARETISPLIMEAMFAIGGRLAEDPAQGQQWLALASRHADSFMDIPRLSTLQALLMILKAREAAPKRGYYYRSWMTVVQCVQMGKDLGLDEHHDEHQAGRGCDFGPSECQLRTRIWQTVFVCEVMVGTPQGRHDLSVDLESVDFSIPRPTAGGDDGEYLVSRDFTYFSRLVRNIGKMSNVYARIRRKKDWGMDPEFQQLSQTISSFLAELPADMAVTFPADGSPPVLQSSFIGNLHAYYYLTLILYHRPVLSFLDPTTNESQWKHHMLICYNAARALCRLQEATLQTYGLTGLQNMQRGFSFCVYAGLSCIVLHLVAIVSPDPELNSDAREYFTRHMRIMEKVMEAWSMPELQKQVDAVREAFSADVRKPFVLKPSFPYGSPHSSSHSSPPRAPQGYRPMDRTDPLDQHLDPQHPTVSFTSHPITPPISVGPGGSKSDSPAVQSLVMMPQDSQGPDMHHGLSVSTSQSSWNPQRIFEYVYQQASVLPP